From a single Halodesulfovibrio marinisediminis DSM 17456 genomic region:
- a CDS encoding universal stress protein produces MKSSVWSQNGTQPSVLVGVGNDHTKQYGIRFVRDFFCQDELAKFTLFHLQDAKTIQLLGTNERSSSAKETVAEEFLARTGEQLSCLMTAQESLKQVGISSNRLSLLSRLQTHSKAWDLMEEAANSNHDALVLGKRGKSWFESMINGSTDITKEVIERSCARPVWLAPSSIHGRRNVLLCVDGSRSSRNITEHVAKMVANNPMHTITVLHVAPGKKYTTASPSVAFLNKQSRNQRKAQCFISKASHQVVAEAVSLLVANGVKEDAIKTQLAHSNDPASVIMETSDQGNFAVVAMGRSGTGNSFMRHMLMGSSVAHVWKKLNNACLWLSC; encoded by the coding sequence ATGAAATCATCTGTTTGGTCCCAAAACGGAACACAACCTAGCGTGCTCGTTGGGGTCGGAAACGACCATACCAAACAATACGGTATTCGGTTTGTACGTGACTTTTTCTGCCAGGATGAACTAGCAAAATTTACACTTTTTCATCTGCAAGATGCTAAAACAATTCAGTTACTCGGCACAAATGAACGGTCTTCGAGCGCCAAAGAGACCGTTGCTGAAGAGTTTTTAGCTCGAACAGGTGAACAGCTGTCATGCTTGATGACTGCTCAGGAAAGCCTGAAGCAGGTAGGTATTTCAAGTAACCGTTTGTCTCTTCTTTCTAGACTGCAGACCCATTCTAAGGCTTGGGATCTGATGGAAGAAGCTGCAAATAGTAACCATGACGCTCTCGTTCTCGGCAAACGCGGTAAATCATGGTTTGAGAGCATGATTAATGGCTCCACCGATATTACAAAAGAAGTTATTGAGCGATCCTGTGCAAGACCGGTTTGGCTTGCCCCTTCATCGATCCATGGTCGCAGGAATGTGCTGTTGTGTGTGGACGGCTCACGTTCCTCCAGAAACATTACAGAACATGTAGCTAAGATGGTTGCAAATAACCCAATGCATACCATTACTGTTCTGCATGTCGCTCCCGGTAAAAAATATACTACCGCTTCTCCGAGTGTTGCGTTTCTGAATAAGCAGTCTCGCAATCAGCGCAAGGCGCAGTGTTTTATTTCTAAAGCCAGCCACCAGGTTGTAGCGGAAGCAGTTTCTCTGCTCGTTGCAAACGGTGTGAAAGAAGATGCCATCAAAACCCAGTTGGCACATTCTAACGATCCTGCTTCTGTTATTATGGAAACCTCTGATCAAGGCAACTTTGCAGTAGTGGCAATGGGTCGTTCAGGTACTGGAAACAGCTTTATGCGTCATATGCTCATGGGCTCTTCCGTAGCTCATGTGTGGAAAAAGCTTAATAACGCTTGCTTGTGGTTATCGTGTTAG
- a CDS encoding L-cysteine desulfidase family protein, which yields MKKEWNEFIAILNREVVPALGCTEPVTVALAAAHAVEALGTKPQSLLVQVSGNLLKNGMGVGVPGTGMTGLDIAAAVGALGGKAELQLEVLRDLTPEIVEEAKQLMADGNVKVELAETDELLFSKAIVTAEGHTASCTIARTHTGVIEVTKDAEVLESNPLVEEDASDESWPLSMAAIYEFAKDVDFEDISFILEAARLNEAIAAEGLEHDFGLKVGRSMDEDIALGLRSDDITSFATRFAAAASDARMDGIMQPVMSNSGSGNQGITATIPVTAFARRLGKSEEEMARALILSHLTAIHLKHHLGRLSALCGAILAATGSGCGIVMLLGGGLEEVERTIKNMIGTIAGMICDGAKTSCALKVASSVEAAINSALLAMKGTSVPGTDGIVDDNIEVCIKNLGRLGTAGMIETDKVILDIMVHKKDHS from the coding sequence ATGAAGAAAGAATGGAATGAATTTATTGCTATTCTGAACCGTGAAGTTGTTCCGGCGCTGGGGTGTACCGAGCCGGTAACTGTGGCACTGGCTGCTGCTCATGCGGTTGAAGCACTGGGAACAAAGCCTCAGAGCCTTCTTGTTCAGGTCAGTGGTAACCTGCTGAAAAATGGCATGGGGGTAGGCGTTCCGGGGACCGGCATGACAGGGCTTGATATTGCCGCTGCAGTTGGGGCTCTTGGTGGTAAAGCAGAGTTGCAGCTGGAAGTACTGCGCGATTTAACACCTGAGATCGTGGAAGAAGCCAAGCAGCTTATGGCAGACGGAAATGTTAAGGTAGAATTGGCAGAAACAGACGAGCTGCTGTTTTCCAAGGCTATTGTAACGGCAGAAGGCCATACTGCTTCTTGCACAATTGCCCGTACTCATACCGGCGTCATTGAAGTCACTAAAGATGCTGAAGTTCTTGAAAGTAATCCGTTGGTGGAAGAAGATGCTTCTGACGAATCATGGCCGCTTTCTATGGCTGCAATTTATGAGTTTGCAAAGGATGTAGACTTTGAAGATATTTCTTTCATTCTCGAAGCAGCTCGCCTCAATGAAGCTATTGCGGCAGAGGGGCTCGAGCATGATTTTGGTCTGAAAGTAGGCCGCTCTATGGATGAAGATATTGCACTGGGCTTGCGTTCAGATGATATTACATCCTTTGCAACCCGATTTGCTGCAGCTGCATCTGATGCTCGCATGGACGGCATTATGCAGCCTGTAATGAGTAACTCTGGCAGCGGAAACCAAGGTATCACCGCGACTATTCCAGTAACTGCATTTGCACGCCGACTCGGTAAGTCTGAAGAAGAGATGGCGCGTGCGCTTATTTTAAGTCATCTTACCGCTATTCATTTGAAACATCATCTTGGAAGACTTTCTGCTCTGTGCGGCGCAATTCTCGCTGCAACAGGCTCTGGATGCGGTATTGTTATGTTACTTGGTGGTGGACTTGAAGAAGTAGAGCGAACTATTAAGAATATGATTGGAACCATTGCCGGTATGATTTGCGACGGTGCAAAAACTTCTTGTGCACTAAAAGTTGCTTCCAGTGTAGAAGCTGCAATCAACTCTGCCTTACTTGCGATGAAAGGTACTTCTGTACCGGGCACTGATGGTATTGTGGATGACAATATCGAAGTGTGCATCAAGAACCTTGGTCGTCTTGGCACTGCAGGTATGATTGAAACAGATAAGGTTATTCTGGATATTATGGTACATAAAAAGGATCATTCTTAA
- a CDS encoding type III secretion system chaperone, with translation MNNRQKVQHILTEFSKHVELESIKLNKDGSCRLFFDKHIEVNLELDDTTESLFIISPVIEAHEDLYADALELNLFWGQLKGSRFVLLRNINVLALMRRLSIETLEIETFEETLEQFLETITVWRKAFEENPKEEQAAACGWNAHTIIGRA, from the coding sequence ATGAACAATCGTCAAAAAGTACAACACATCCTGACAGAGTTCAGTAAGCATGTTGAACTGGAGTCAATTAAACTGAACAAAGACGGAAGCTGCAGGCTATTTTTCGATAAGCATATCGAGGTAAATTTGGAACTTGATGATACAACAGAAAGTCTTTTCATCATCAGTCCTGTTATTGAGGCACATGAAGATCTCTATGCAGATGCATTGGAACTAAACTTGTTCTGGGGCCAATTGAAAGGAAGTAGATTTGTTCTGCTACGCAACATTAATGTGCTGGCGCTCATGCGCAGACTATCTATAGAGACTCTGGAAATTGAAACATTTGAAGAAACGCTGGAACAGTTTCTGGAAACAATCACAGTCTGGAGGAAAGCATTCGAGGAAAACCCTAAGGAAGAACAGGCTGCTGCCTGTGGCTGGAATGCACATACCATTATTGGGAGAGCATAA
- a CDS encoding cyclase family protein, whose protein sequence is MTTPYSQANVVDLTHTITEDMPVYPGTDAPIIEQGTTVAKEGFAEKKLTFFSHVGTHMDAPAHIFEDKKTLDALPVSTFTGPACVIDVSGQAHITLDFLKLHEDRIGHCDFVIFSSGHEKHWGTEAYFSPFPTLDEEAAKWISTQNLKGLGIDAISFDTMDVTTLFIHEILLGNGLVLIENLKNLDQIKDPIFTFVALPLKIVESDGSPIRAIAILP, encoded by the coding sequence ATGACCACTCCTTACTCACAAGCCAATGTAGTTGACCTTACACATACAATTACTGAAGACATGCCAGTATATCCCGGTACGGATGCTCCGATAATTGAACAGGGCACCACGGTTGCTAAAGAAGGCTTTGCCGAAAAAAAGCTTACATTCTTCTCACATGTGGGTACCCACATGGATGCTCCGGCACATATTTTTGAGGATAAAAAAACGCTGGATGCACTGCCGGTTTCAACATTTACAGGGCCTGCATGCGTTATTGATGTCTCCGGTCAGGCTCACATCACACTCGATTTCTTAAAGCTACATGAAGACCGCATCGGCCATTGCGACTTTGTCATCTTTTCTTCCGGTCATGAAAAACATTGGGGAACTGAAGCATACTTTTCCCCGTTCCCGACGTTAGATGAAGAAGCTGCAAAATGGATTTCAACTCAGAACCTAAAAGGTCTTGGCATTGATGCTATCTCGTTTGATACTATGGATGTAACTACCCTGTTCATTCACGAAATTCTTCTCGGCAACGGACTTGTCCTCATCGAAAACTTGAAGAATCTAGATCAAATCAAAGATCCAATCTTTACCTTTGTGGCGTTACCACTCAAAATTGTTGAAAGCGACGGCTCTCCTATCCGTGCGATCGCCATTCTACCGTAA
- a CDS encoding dienelactone hydrolase family protein: protein MNIIFATEIWGKTPYVDGMTSFFEDITSSITVVDPYDGTDPAFASEEDAYARYVAECGHDNYAQKVIEAVQQTTEPTCLIGFSAGAGAVWSAACADNVGAVVGAICFYGSPIRNMMNYMPKVPVDLVFSDNEKSFEVEPVARSLQDLPLAQCYITPFAHGFMNPLSANFHKDACQFWLQWIKDQIAPQGAAQS, encoded by the coding sequence ATGAATATTATTTTTGCCACAGAAATATGGGGAAAGACTCCGTATGTAGACGGGATGACGTCTTTTTTTGAAGATATTACGAGCAGTATTACAGTTGTTGATCCGTATGATGGGACAGATCCCGCATTTGCTAGTGAAGAAGATGCATATGCCAGATATGTTGCTGAGTGCGGGCACGATAATTATGCCCAGAAGGTTATCGAAGCGGTACAACAGACAACAGAGCCTACTTGCCTTATTGGCTTCAGTGCTGGTGCAGGAGCTGTTTGGTCTGCTGCTTGTGCGGATAATGTAGGGGCAGTTGTGGGCGCAATATGTTTTTATGGTTCACCTATTCGTAATATGATGAATTACATGCCGAAGGTGCCTGTAGATTTGGTTTTCTCAGACAATGAAAAATCGTTTGAGGTAGAACCTGTTGCACGGTCGCTTCAGGATTTGCCACTCGCGCAGTGTTACATTACCCCGTTTGCCCACGGGTTTATGAACCCGTTATCAGCTAATTTCCATAAGGATGCATGTCAGTTCTGGTTACAATGGATTAAAGATCAGATTGCACCACAGGGTGCTGCTCAAAGCTAG
- a CDS encoding alpha/beta hydrolase family protein codes for MSDEVIVSMDEAISIAKRQSGAKNIHLVGYSGGGGVAILIAARRDDIASIRTIAGNINTQLWVDLHDITPLYDSLSPENYAHKVRHIPQVHYVGAEDENIPISIARSFVNRSKADFLRVITVPECSHTKGWETAWSKLLQQYDSTIVIN; via the coding sequence ATGAGCGACGAAGTTATTGTCAGCATGGATGAAGCTATTTCCATAGCAAAACGACAAAGCGGGGCTAAAAACATTCATCTGGTTGGTTACTCTGGCGGGGGTGGTGTAGCCATTCTTATAGCAGCCCGCAGAGATGACATTGCATCTATCAGGACTATTGCTGGGAATATCAACACACAATTATGGGTTGATCTACATGACATTACACCACTTTATGACTCCCTTAGTCCCGAGAATTATGCACATAAAGTACGCCACATCCCTCAAGTACATTACGTAGGGGCAGAAGACGAAAATATCCCGATCTCAATTGCACGATCATTTGTTAATCGCTCTAAAGCAGATTTTTTAAGAGTTATTACCGTGCCAGAATGTTCGCATACAAAAGGGTGGGAGACAGCATGGTCAAAGCTATTACAGCAATATGATTCTACAATTGTAATTAATTAA
- a CDS encoding autotransporter domain-containing protein, with product MATKKKMSRAQKAAAAAALAFIVGAAPAAALAAPGDFNIASTPEDIGATTTYTQQVGVAPGTEVIRNFTANDLIITFGGTAQSYGEAGQNLKFDAKATTGNEIILNNGNTFLGNVVFAGDAAANGVTFTNKGTVTGTTTFGAGNDTLVASGVFSDDVTMGTGDDILTITAGSSTAAGKTIDGEAGTDILNLNDTADLLTSAIVGNDLTFGESEIKGFETINVVGEAATPVTVTSKLTAAKDINVKDYGTLANEGILGIVTVDGTDAEFINKAGATVGKADKDATVLTVTAGDAINEGSIENNSATKATVAVDGGTFTNSGTVKNADVTAASVSIADNANAKFVNEDGGTVGIVKFADGDNGIAEIKGGTIAKIAGGTGIDTIYLGGGTVTTIDLGGGNDVINLISDTTDATVTFATGDELNIKASGEINDLPAPDTDSKKFVFGKTKLEGFTAVALAGASAEKAIVVTNKSTTALATEVTPTIGNYATLKNEGTLGAVTVNGTGAHLQSVSGETGAVTLTSGKVTVDGGKVASITGDAAADFVTINEGKVTGDIALKGEADILTVTGGEVVGAIDLGAGANTFTMTGGKVAGVTGGADSDTVSISGTSVAGVINLGDTATNEFTITGGEVTTVNGGDAAADTINLGGGKIGTIAQGGGNDIINLISDTTDATVTYGATDVLNIKASGTITDLEGDAAASKNFAFGKTTLKEFTAVALEGASADKAIVVTNKSEKALATEVTPTVGDHATLKNEGKLGAVTVAGTGAMFENVTGTAGAVTMGSVANADATVKLSGGSVASIDDTGTGNKEVILAGGKVGTADTAIVNFDKDADDTVTLAKDATVVDTATPSDLLVQGAATSDQKLTLKGFTNVAVAENATLTVNDKDDTTGKSDALKGYVLDVQSGAKLVGGVDAGSDANKDAITEITDLKEVKNAGDIQVDVVISDNGEYCYAGGTAQKIEFAGAGAVEFVKDATITDPTKSDEQGAGNFDISNNGGSVVGADGIIVEGDDETTTTVVNKSQKALNNLFVTVEEDGIFDNQGIVSADSTGKAAQIAVDGGSFLNNKTVILTDDDASAGDTALYITNDGEFINQSGGTVEITNATTAIENNGIFVNKGTVLTDQTLEVFGAGTFFIADGSSVVDSSDDNQDVDLKGTGTLGFLSDTAISKFNAANVEAANTQYKGFVKIAVADKATLTIDKAQIHNTVGLQNISVTTYEDSKAIVTGTVDNAGQAMALAAEDNSSIIVEKAAEGVTNAFAASTIKVEDNATLAINREVTTTGTVEIEDAASLLLGANMTLGGAMKVNAEQDADGVATLDLGTSVLTADANAVTFGNTTPDHESSAQLVTTVEYDSVAKATKNGKITTTTGDITLNNTSVNVKVADNAVSEDGIVIAQSTGAGDITAENMTDVSASSAFYTLKNLGISQDKKSLTIDLDVKDAADFAAEGVNPNDAFAMKTVFGNDPRLANTALLQKAIDEAHPEPFSGAVTSVIAANASARNVINTHVANVRGDSSGSEDAQWKLWGQFFGNYADESAHDGGTAYDSKTLGLTFGIDRALNDNFRLGFAYTYMNTNVDSKDSDNENDIDTHLFTLYSDYTFGKGWYLDGHASYGFNKYDVDRYMTVLAGKASADFDGYTLNFGAEIGKDFMVEKLVVTPFLAADYSYISTESYSEHGAGKSNLIVDDQNNNIFETALGVRLSGTFDKLTPELRVAWVQDWAGENVVTNGRFAAGPALSDSSVERDYTNIAVGAGLDYQITDAFKLGADFDFLGSAHRESYGGAINATYEF from the coding sequence ATGGCTACTAAGAAGAAAATGAGTAGAGCCCAAAAAGCTGCTGCTGCCGCTGCATTAGCTTTTATCGTAGGTGCAGCACCAGCTGCTGCTTTAGCTGCTCCTGGCGATTTCAACATCGCCTCTACACCTGAGGATATTGGCGCGACAACCACATACACTCAGCAAGTAGGCGTCGCTCCAGGTACTGAGGTTATTAGAAACTTTACTGCTAACGATCTTATCATCACATTTGGCGGTACAGCACAGTCTTATGGTGAAGCTGGGCAAAATCTCAAGTTTGACGCTAAGGCAACTACTGGAAACGAAATTATCCTTAACAATGGTAATACCTTCCTTGGTAACGTTGTATTTGCAGGCGATGCTGCTGCAAATGGTGTAACCTTCACCAATAAAGGTACGGTTACCGGCACAACAACTTTTGGCGCAGGTAATGACACTCTTGTTGCAAGTGGAGTTTTCTCTGACGACGTAACAATGGGTACTGGTGATGATATTTTGACGATCACTGCGGGAAGCTCGACTGCTGCAGGCAAAACTATTGATGGTGAAGCTGGCACAGACATTCTTAATCTTAACGACACCGCCGACCTCCTTACCAGCGCAATAGTTGGTAATGATTTAACTTTTGGCGAAAGTGAGATTAAAGGCTTTGAAACAATTAACGTAGTTGGCGAAGCAGCTACGCCTGTTACCGTAACCAGCAAGCTTACTGCTGCTAAAGACATTAATGTAAAAGATTACGGAACACTTGCTAACGAAGGTATCCTTGGCATTGTAACTGTTGACGGTACCGATGCAGAATTTATCAACAAAGCTGGCGCTACTGTTGGTAAAGCAGATAAAGACGCGACTGTTCTTACAGTAACTGCTGGTGATGCAATTAACGAAGGCTCCATTGAAAATAACAGCGCAACTAAAGCAACAGTAGCTGTTGACGGCGGCACCTTCACTAACAGCGGCACTGTCAAAAACGCTGACGTGACAGCTGCTTCTGTTTCCATCGCTGATAATGCAAACGCAAAGTTTGTTAACGAAGATGGCGGCACCGTAGGTATCGTTAAATTTGCAGATGGTGACAATGGTATTGCTGAAATTAAAGGCGGTACAATTGCTAAAATTGCTGGTGGCACTGGTATTGACACCATCTACCTTGGTGGCGGTACAGTTACGACCATCGACCTTGGTGGTGGAAACGATGTCATCAATCTGATTAGCGACACTACAGACGCAACGGTTACCTTTGCTACAGGCGACGAACTGAATATCAAAGCTTCCGGTGAAATCAATGACTTGCCGGCTCCTGATACTGATAGCAAAAAATTTGTTTTTGGCAAAACCAAACTTGAAGGGTTTACTGCTGTTGCTCTTGCTGGTGCATCTGCTGAAAAAGCAATTGTAGTTACCAACAAATCTACAACTGCACTTGCTACCGAAGTTACACCAACTATTGGCAATTACGCTACCCTCAAAAACGAAGGTACTCTTGGTGCAGTTACTGTTAATGGTACAGGTGCACACCTCCAGAGCGTTTCTGGCGAAACCGGTGCAGTTACTCTTACTTCAGGTAAAGTAACTGTTGACGGCGGCAAGGTTGCTAGCATTACAGGTGATGCGGCTGCAGACTTTGTTACTATCAACGAGGGCAAAGTAACTGGTGATATTGCTCTTAAGGGTGAAGCCGACATTCTCACCGTTACTGGTGGTGAAGTTGTAGGCGCTATTGACCTTGGTGCTGGTGCTAACACATTCACCATGACAGGTGGTAAGGTTGCAGGAGTTACTGGCGGTGCTGATAGCGATACAGTAAGCATCAGTGGTACTTCAGTAGCTGGCGTAATCAATCTTGGTGATACAGCTACAAACGAATTCACCATAACAGGCGGCGAAGTTACAACTGTTAATGGTGGCGACGCAGCAGCAGACACCATTAACCTTGGTGGCGGTAAAATTGGTACCATCGCACAAGGCGGCGGCAATGACATCATCAATTTGATCAGCGATACTACAGACGCAACTGTTACCTATGGTGCAACCGATGTATTGAATATCAAAGCTTCCGGTACAATCACTGACTTGGAAGGAGATGCTGCTGCTAGCAAAAACTTTGCTTTTGGCAAAACCACACTTAAAGAGTTTACTGCTGTTGCTCTTGAAGGCGCATCTGCTGATAAAGCAATTGTTGTCACCAACAAGTCTGAGAAAGCTCTTGCTACCGAAGTTACACCAACCGTTGGCGACCACGCTACCCTCAAAAACGAAGGTAAGCTTGGTGCAGTTACCGTTGCTGGTACCGGTGCTATGTTTGAAAACGTAACCGGCACTGCTGGTGCAGTTACTATGGGTAGCGTTGCTAACGCTGATGCAACTGTAAAACTTTCTGGTGGCTCTGTTGCTAGTATTGACGACACAGGCACTGGTAACAAAGAAGTAATTCTTGCTGGTGGTAAAGTTGGCACAGCCGACACTGCAATTGTAAACTTTGACAAAGATGCTGATGACACTGTTACACTTGCAAAAGATGCAACGGTTGTTGATACAGCTACCCCTAGTGATTTACTCGTACAGGGCGCAGCTACTTCTGATCAGAAGCTCACCCTTAAAGGATTCACTAATGTTGCTGTTGCTGAAAACGCAACCCTCACTGTTAATGATAAAGATGATACTACCGGTAAATCAGACGCTCTCAAAGGTTATGTACTTGACGTCCAGTCCGGTGCAAAGCTCGTTGGCGGTGTAGATGCAGGTTCAGATGCAAACAAAGATGCCATCACTGAAATAACCGACCTTAAAGAAGTTAAAAACGCAGGTGATATTCAGGTTGATGTTGTTATTAGTGATAATGGAGAATACTGCTACGCTGGTGGTACTGCTCAAAAAATCGAATTTGCTGGTGCAGGTGCTGTTGAATTTGTTAAAGATGCAACCATCACCGACCCAACAAAGTCTGATGAGCAGGGCGCAGGTAATTTCGACATTAGCAATAATGGAGGATCCGTTGTAGGTGCGGATGGAATTATTGTCGAAGGAGATGATGAAACAACCACAACTGTGGTTAACAAATCTCAAAAAGCTCTCAATAACCTTTTTGTTACGGTTGAAGAAGATGGCATCTTTGACAACCAAGGAATAGTTTCAGCAGATTCTACTGGCAAAGCTGCTCAAATTGCTGTTGATGGCGGTAGCTTCCTTAACAACAAAACTGTTATATTAACTGATGATGATGCTAGTGCAGGTGATACAGCTCTTTATATTACAAATGACGGTGAATTTATAAACCAGTCTGGTGGCACTGTAGAAATCACCAATGCAACAACTGCAATTGAAAACAACGGAATTTTCGTCAATAAAGGAACTGTACTAACAGATCAGACTCTAGAGGTGTTTGGTGCTGGTACGTTCTTTATCGCTGACGGTAGTTCTGTAGTTGATAGTAGCGATGATAATCAAGACGTCGACCTCAAGGGTACTGGCACTCTTGGTTTCCTCAGTGATACTGCAATTTCTAAATTCAATGCAGCAAACGTTGAAGCAGCAAATACTCAGTACAAAGGCTTTGTTAAAATAGCTGTAGCTGACAAAGCTACATTGACTATTGATAAAGCTCAGATTCATAATACTGTTGGCCTTCAGAACATCAGTGTTACCACCTACGAAGACTCTAAAGCTATCGTAACAGGAACTGTTGATAACGCTGGTCAAGCAATGGCTCTTGCAGCAGAAGATAATTCATCAATCATTGTTGAAAAAGCTGCTGAAGGCGTAACAAATGCATTTGCAGCTTCAACAATTAAAGTTGAAGATAATGCTACTCTTGCAATCAACCGTGAAGTAACAACAACTGGTACCGTTGAGATTGAAGACGCAGCCTCCCTGCTCCTTGGCGCAAACATGACACTTGGTGGTGCCATGAAGGTCAACGCAGAACAAGATGCTGACGGCGTGGCTACTCTTGACCTTGGAACATCAGTGCTCACAGCTGATGCAAATGCCGTTACATTCGGTAATACTACACCAGATCATGAAAGCTCTGCTCAGCTCGTAACTACCGTTGAGTACGACAGCGTTGCTAAAGCAACCAAAAACGGTAAAATCACCACAACAACCGGCGATATCACACTCAATAACACTTCTGTTAACGTAAAAGTAGCAGATAATGCTGTAAGCGAAGACGGTATCGTAATTGCTCAAAGCACTGGTGCTGGTGATATCACTGCTGAAAACATGACTGATGTTAGTGCGAGCTCTGCGTTCTACACCCTTAAAAACTTAGGCATTAGTCAAGATAAGAAATCTCTTACCATTGACCTCGATGTTAAAGACGCTGCTGACTTTGCTGCTGAAGGCGTAAATCCTAACGATGCTTTTGCTATGAAAACAGTATTCGGCAACGATCCACGTCTTGCCAACACTGCTCTTCTCCAAAAAGCAATCGACGAAGCTCACCCAGAACCGTTCTCTGGCGCTGTTACTTCTGTAATCGCTGCTAACGCTTCTGCACGCAACGTTATCAACACTCACGTTGCTAATGTTCGCGGTGATTCTTCCGGTAGTGAAGATGCTCAGTGGAAACTCTGGGGTCAGTTCTTCGGAAACTATGCAGACGAGTCTGCTCATGATGGTGGTACCGCATACGATTCCAAAACTCTTGGTCTCACCTTCGGTATTGACCGCGCTCTCAACGACAACTTCCGTCTTGGTTTCGCATACACCTACATGAATACAAATGTAGACTCTAAAGATTCCGATAACGAAAATGACATCGATACCCATCTCTTTACCCTGTACTCTGACTACACATTTGGTAAAGGTTGGTACCTCGACGGTCACGCATCTTACGGCTTCAACAAGTACGACGTAGATCGCTACATGACCGTTCTTGCCGGCAAAGCATCAGCTGACTTTGATGGTTACACCCTCAACTTCGGTGCTGAAATCGGTAAAGACTTTATGGTTGAAAAACTTGTTGTTACTCCGTTCCTCGCAGCGGATTACAGCTACATCAGCACTGAGTCCTACTCTGAACACGGTGCTGGCAAGTCTAACCTGATTGTTGATGATCAGAACAACAACATCTTCGAAACTGCTCTTGGTGTACGTTTAAGCGGCACTTTCGACAAACTCACTCCTGAACTGCGTGTTGCATGGGTACAGGATTGGGCTGGTGAAAATGTTGTAACTAATGGCCGCTTCGCTGCTGGTCCTGCTCTCTCTGATTCATCTGTTGAGCGTGACTACACCAACATCGCTGTTGGCGCAGGTCTCGACTACCAGATCACTGACGCTTTCAAACTCGGTGCTGACTTCGACTTCCTCGGTAGTGCACACCGCGAAAGCTACGGTGGCGCAATCAACGCTACTTACGAATTCTAA